The following proteins come from a genomic window of Miscanthus floridulus cultivar M001 chromosome 2, ASM1932011v1, whole genome shotgun sequence:
- the LOC136536203 gene encoding glycine-rich cell wall structural protein 1.0-like, translating into MASGRVVHGARPGVGQGRKKGAAGAQGRPGSGRHGRGKGQPGARRCLARGQRAAWLGEGPAGGTARLAAGRDGSGRRGQGKGRPGARRVGGRARGQRGQRGAGGRARWRAGAGRAGSAAAGWRGRTGGRWRRGRAGRCGRGARRGGGGGQAWARGG; encoded by the coding sequence atggcgtcggggcgggtggtccacggggcgcggccgggggtAGGGCAAGGCCGGAAAAAAGGCGCGGCCGGGGCGCAGGGCCGGCCGGGGTCAGGGCGGCACGGCCGGGGGAAGGGCCAGCCGGGGGCACGGCGCTGCCTGGCGCGCGGGCAGCGGGCGGCGTGGCTGggggaagggccggccgggggcacggcgcggcTGGCGGCAGGGCGCGACggcagcgggcggcgcggccaggggaagggccggccgggggcacgGCGCGTGGGCGGCCGGGCGCGTGGGCAGCGAGGGCAACGCGGCGCGGGCGGCCGGGCGCGCTGGCGCGCGGGCGCAGGGCGCGCGGGCAGCGCGGCGGCCGGGTGGCGCGGGCGCACGGGCGgccggtggcggcgcgggcgagcggggcggtgtgggcgcggcgcgcggcgcggaggCGGGGGCGGGCAGGCGTGGGCGCGGGGTGGCTGA
- the LOC136519672 gene encoding calmodulin-like, whose product MAEHFTEEEITAFKEVFALFDKNSDGFITSEELGTVMKSLGQNLTGSKLQDMIMEVDADGNGTIEFPEFLNLMAHKLKDTDSEEEVKEAFEMFDKDRDGYISAAELRDMMANLGEQLTDEEVREMIQEADTNGDGFVSYDEFKQRMLRK is encoded by the exons ATGGCGGAGCACTTCACTGAGGAGGAGATCACCGCGTTCAAGGAGGTTTTCGCCCTCTTCGACAAGAACAGCGACG GATTCATTACTAGCGAAGAACTGGGAACTGTGATGAAGTCCTTGGGTCAAAACCTCACTGGATCTAAACTGCAAGATATGATCATGGAGGTTGATGCTGATGGAAATGGAACTATTGAGTTTCCTGAATTCTTGAATTTGATGGCACACAAACTGAAA GACACTGATTCAGAGGAAGAAGTAAAGGAAGCATTTGAAATGTTTGACAAAGACCGGGACGGTTATATTTCTGCAGCTGAG CTACGTGACATGATGGCAAACCTTGGGGAGCAACTGACTGACGAGGAAGTCAGAGAGATGATACAGGAGGCGGACACGAACGGTGATGGTTTTGTGAGCTATGATGAGTTCAAACAAAGGATGTTGCGCAAATGA